The Manduca sexta isolate Smith_Timp_Sample1 chromosome 7, JHU_Msex_v1.0, whole genome shotgun sequence region GGGGGTTGTGAGGGTCGGTAATAGTTTCAAAGGTTATTAGAGAATAGGGATGGATTGTTAGCCTCGTTGCGCTAGGGGGCGCTGATTCAGTTCAGTCAATGGACAATGAACTTATTATTAGAGAAACTAATGGGCACATacttttagtacctatatagggtaaaaataggtacttattttttcATTCTACGTCGTAGGTATATAGGTTGTAATGGAAGGTCCTGGGGCcgtattctctatgccacacgttattttgacagtgcgtaacaagcacgtaacgcactgAGTCACGTTTAGGACAATAGAAATTgaatatatatagcatatatATCTATAGTAATTTGGGGACCAGTGGTTTGTTTCGCTATGTTGAGTGATAATAAACGTCAGAAGCAAACCAAACCATTATATACTAAACTATGCCAAATATATACTGCGTTTAGAAGTAAGGCCCTTATTGTTTTCAGTCAAGTtaaccaaattaaataatacttgaaataaaattgattacaaaaCATTGATAATAACAGAGGTATAAACATATTGACTATAAGTAAATATCTAGATATTCATTCTTATATGtacttacgtaaaaatattgtcacatatataagattaatattatgtaaaattaattggtaATATTAGACAAGGAAAACTGATATAGGTATAGGCTGACATTTGAATATCTACATAATACAAGTTAGTTAAAAAAGGGGAAATATTAGCATCCAgacatttattagtttaataaagttaactaaattagaaattattaaaattacttcctTGTTGGTAATCATTGGATCCGCATGGCTGTATACAAAATcaccataattatattttaattatggatGAGTGGCAACCCTAATCAATGACATATGAAATTCTGACCAACACTACTCACTCCTAACCGCCATTTCCAATCatcgatcccaatcgctttttcaaTCTATCGAATAAATAGACCactcagaataaagttttttttacattcttacaattggtttattctcgcAATGGGatcgaagattgagattgggatcgcttATTGAAAACAGTTGTAAACCAACAGAGGTTAGGATCTGTTTACAGAACCGATAGTACTTATTAGTTCTAAATGAAAGTATTGTTTCTATAAATTTCTTAATAAGGTTGAAATTCACTGGTATATCTTATAGGGTAATGttaacattgcgttattaaacgAAATCACATATTTGCTTTCTTGAATACTACTTAGTTATTctaaccatagatgtaaaacaaaagttaaaggtgtgaacaaaagaaatattattaatacattggtacttaatttaaattttgcatGCTCTAAGCCTTAGGTACTATATGAAGAAAATTTGTCAAGAGTCGTAACATCATACTTGCAGTCAGGAAAATTCtaacacaccatattcgcactacAAAGTGATTAAAAAacttagaaaactaaaactaagaTTATTAGCAgaaatttttgttattcatggataGTTTTTAGCACAAGTTGTGCCAAAAATGTTTGTTACCAGAGgtatagacaattttttattttttttattttcctatttatTTCATCTACCATCAGCTTTCATAGGCATAATTAGATGGGTTCTTAGTGGTGTATGGTGTTTAGCTAATTCTCCATTAAGAGTCACCTTCAAGTATTATCTTAGAACCTTGGGTCAAATATGTTCCATCTTTAGTCTAAAGTATAGATGAATATGTGCCttaatttagtaatgcaatgtaaCCATTACCCTCTATTTACATTCACTGTAAACTAAGACAGAATTTACTTATCTCCAAGGTATATTATTAACTTTGTagcaacataataaaaaaaagcaccAGTATTTACATGTCACAGATCTCTATATGTAATACATCAAATTGCcacatattaattatacaaacaatacttataCTATGTGATAAATATTAGAACCTTAAATCAGAACttctttcaataaaatatacaccataatgctaaatataattacatatagtctcaataatatttgtgtattgaaaataataggATAAtcgcaatataataaaagtaatctcTCAAATTAGATACAGCTCAGAATTCATCTATGTACATAAACAAATACAGTAAATGTACACATAATGTGGAACAAAGATATGTGGGCGTATCGAATTATTCAAGGCCTTAATATCTTAGTTATACCTTGTTTCCAACAGTTTATAGAAAATTACGGCCCAAATCTACATTGACAATATAGTTTAAACAATGTTATCTCACTGGGTTGAATGTCAGTCACCAAACAATATTTCCTTTGTAAGACTGGATGAACTCATATAATAGATAAAAGTGTACATttataaatggttataaaatttcattataatttatattgcgctaaatattaagatgaaaataattatttaagtaattctcattttaaaaaattggacTTTAGGCAGCTTTTTAAAACAACAGAAAAGAGAACAGATTTATTTGCTGAAACAGGTATAGTTAAGGTCCTCCATGCAAAAGACTAGAATGGAATCAAAATTCGAACTGTAATGGCAGCTAGTTTCCGATAAATATGCATTCAAAAACATGATTTAAGTAAGTTCATCGAATATCTAGGAAGCCACTTCACCTTAAGCCTAAGTCcatataatgattattaatttacattattcttcataggaaaataaaaatatataaaaatgttgatatttttttcatattaaccTTGTcaattaattactattttaatcaGAATTAGACTTAGTTGAAGTTGACTATCTTAGCTTAGGGGCATTCTAAATTGTCTAAATagttatcattgttttattaaatctaCTGGAACACTTAAATCTGGCGTGACTAACAAGGGATTCTGTGCTAGCCTTACATCTATGTGCTTCTTCTGTTCTATAACATGTGGTGCTATTGTCTTCACCAAACTCAACCTTAAGGCTAGTACTATTGAATTCATATAACCTCCTATTACATAAATACCACCTATAATTGCAAATAGTCTTAATGTGAATTTGATTAAACTCTCTTTTTCTTGAAACACTTCTATTTTCAGCGCAGCCATGTCATATTTAAAGAATATACCAGGAACACCATGAGAGCCTTTCAAGTGACTGATAGGCCTCTCAAGTTCTTTCACTGAATACTGGAATGTTTTTATTGACTCAAATGTTGTGTCCACGTCAGTTGGTACTACTTCAATGAAGTATTGGTAGAGCATGTTCTCATCTTTTGTGATTTTCTCATCGCCTTCCAATGGGTAAATGATACCATTAGCAGGGCTTCCGAAGCTCAGTCTATGGATTCGGTGGCTGAAGTTCTGTTGTGTGTCATCAAACAGCATATTAAGGTGGATATGTCCTCTGGGAAGGTGCAAGCTCTTTCCAGCTGTGATGTGGAAGTTTCCAGCGACCTTATTCAAGGTGAGCACGCCGTGGAGTCTACAAGCGTCTGGTCGGCGGTTTGGTTTCGTCTTTCTGGGCGGTATTGTCGCTCTGACGGACCCATGACCTTTTTTCCACATCAGTTGCCATATTGAGTGGTATTCTTCTCTTAGATACGAATTTATGTATTTCACCGCGTCGAACGCGTCCTGTTGCTCCTGGGTCAGTTCAAACCACGTGTCTTCCTCCTGTAATTCACCGAAACCGAACACGCTCTGAGATGTAGAGTCCAATATATCCGCCCCGATGCTCGAACAAGGCATAGCCACTGTCACATCAATGTTTATACGCAATTTTTCGTCCATGTCCGTGTCAGGCCTAAATTTAAACACTAAATTACTGTCTAAATAATACGCTACTTCACAGTATATAAGCCACATAATAATAAGAAAGGTCATGATAGAAAATGTACCGCCGACCGGCGTACTATCCACATATTCTTCTGGAACTTTAGGAAAAGCATCCAGTTCCTTAACTTTGTCAATAACTTTCTTTTTTCCTCTGTATCTTAgcattgtattgtaaaataaaaataaaataacaaaaaatgctTTTGGAACGTTGACGTGTTTTTGAGTTTTTGACAGTTTCTTGTTTGAGAAATGATTTGTCAGCTTGACACCAAAatcaagaaaataaacaaaaattatatttttttttattatgaaaagctTGGATTTGTagcatgaaatataaaaattaactgcCTATTGAaagttattatgtttataatacgatcttagctttatttttatttgaagatgaattattttcaaaatcataaatttttagCTACCTATGTatctatgtaattaattaattctgtAGTCAATAATTAagctgaataaataatatattgtgaaatatgGTGTACGAGTGTGGTATGATTACTTATTAGTTTACTAAATGCTGTTGACGTTGCAGGTTCTAAGTTTCCGAACGagcaaaataaatttttgacGTTTATTTTCTTCTGTCATTTAGTTTTGCATGGTGATCTCGCCTGTCGTGAAATACgaagttttctatttttatccGCGTCaggagataataataaaaacatttatgcaGTCCGACGACGAAGACACGCCACTGCATTCATGCTTCAATTCGTTGAAAAGCGCAGTCATGGGGTGTTGTTATAGTATATGTCATAAAGACAACGATCCACAGGTATTTAAAGGCATAAGTTCGCTACGATTAGTAAATCTATATCAAAATTGTGCTTCTATAGTTAACGGTACTCGAAACTGACCGGTTATAGATTTGCATGCATAGACTTTCATATTTCGGTCCACTTTATGTGTTCTGAAATTTGGTTTCTAATTTCCTGCAACAATGACACAATGAACTTTGTTGTCTTATATTTATCAACAGTTTCTAGTTGATTGTCtgataattcaaatttaaacattcagtctcattgttttttttattgtatttcataGTCTActaatacaatactttgtacctCACTATCCAAATGGTAAAATAACTAATACTGATGTAAAAATAGTGGATCATAAACAATGATCGCGGGTCCGCCCACTTTCCTAAAGGTAGGTTGTCCATAACAAAGATTGTGAtgtttataatactaatatgaatatttacatTGTGTGACTATTAAAATGCAATTTGAATTAGAGAAAGATTGACTCAGATTGTTGTTCAATTAGTATACTTGTTAAGCACCAAACTATTCTAATACCCTATCATATCATTAAATGTAGTGCAAAATGTATGTTTCACATGATGGCTATCAaattatactgttttatataactatatatagcATTGTCTATAACGGAAGGAATACAAAGAAACAAGTTAACCATCTTATGGTAAGTGGTTACGACTGTGAACATTCATAATGCTAGATATTCTGCATATGGTACACAAAGTAAAGCTTAATATTTCTCAGTTATTAGATTATGAAACCATCGGTTCAAACCAATGATTGAATTCAAATGGTTACCGTGTTTGATTCTAACAACGATCCTAACAATTTAGaaaacattctcatttatattagtaagattaccACAAGACATaagattatgtatatatatatatatatatatatatatatatacataatcttATGTCataatcttatatatatatatatatatatatatatatatatatatatatatatatatatatatatatatatatatatatgcttATATCTAAATGTCAAtggatttataatttacttggaataaattttgtttatgttatgaaaAGCTCgcaatgttttattcatattatggaAAGTGTTATAAATGTTCAAAGTAGTTTGGTATTGGCATTTATTCATATGTTGATTctataaatatcaacaaaacaTGTTTTCTTCATAACCTTAATACAAAGACATATAACTTCAGAAAGTCGAGTTGTATGCAAAGTTTTAACTTGCAGGCATTGACATTTCAGTCCATTcagtttgtatttgttttggTGATCCTGATAAATAATCATCTAATAAATAATcagcttttgctcgtgactcTGCCTACATGGataagtttttctgggataaatgctatgcattatattttcacgggatataaaagtaacctatagcactcaggagtcatgtagcttcctaatagtcaaacaattatcaaaatcggttcaataatTTTAGTGATAACACCTACAAAATCGCAAAGTTTTCCTCTttacaataatagtataaatatatatttgcctTGTATTGGTGAAAATATCCTCAGTATGGcaactatatttttgtattagtagTTTTTAGTATTCTGTTGTTTACAGCATATGATAAACggtattatgtatgtaagtgGCACAATTATGTATGTATCTGAGAtagaatttacatttttatgaataatatttaaaatacgacATCAATATCTAgacttatatttaaatgcaaaacAGCTGATtggttttggatgaaatttggcatatggataaataataaatgaaataaatattctggATTTGCATGTAGGttatttttatcccagtaatttgttTCCATGGgaaatttattcatatatgtGCTGGCATACTATCGTGATGATGCAGGCGATGTTAGAATCACTATAGTGATTTAGGAAGTTTTGTAATGGAAAAGACTTTTTAACCAAACTTGCGAGATACACCTAATTTGATAAGGAATCTttatttgtcttaattttaaatcttaatctGAGGTCAAATATTAAGTCAATGCTCCATTTaagaaaaaacatacaatatattactgCTAACAATAGTTCATTTTAGGTTGATATTTGTGTATTGAGTGTttctttgttaaattattattaatgaataaattctCAGGACAAAACATATATGAAGCATAGTTCATTTTGTAATTGTGCATACGTGACAATGACGTGTTTGTTACCGTTAcccttgaattttatttatattggtacAGCAAAATGAGTCCACTGCACCTTATAATAAGGTCTATATAGAATATTAAtcatgagagatgattacacctcatTAGTCGACATAATTACACTGCCTGTTCAATAGTTTTCTGTGTAATCTGCTAAGGCTTGTTTAAAGGATTTTGTAGCTAGTGTATAATTACTAATGGGTATATATAACCTAACATTAATGTCTGTCTCATGGTGATTCACAATTTTTCAACAGGTGCAGATATTTAAAGTTTCTAGATTAATGTCTATAAGATTTCTATCTGATTGTCTTGTGTTTCAGGAAAACATAGTGAACGAAAGGACACACCTGTTAGAAGTGACGGAGCAGCAGCAAGAGACGCCGGTGCCGGCGGCATCTGCCACGACACCGCCGCGGAAACCAGACGAGCAGAGCCTACTCAACAGGATACTGCATGAGACTGCCACGTGAGTATGCCACAATGGTTGGGTGACATTTGTTCAAGAAATATAGatgatataagattttttttagtaaatagtGGTTTGTTGTTGGGCCTTGGTTTAGCaccataaatttttattttcattgataaTGTTAGTGaacagaatttaaatataattttttaacatgataatcagttttatttatttattttatgtattacacCTCATATACAAGAAGTATAAATGCGGACTTAATGctaaaggcattctctaccTATACTCATTCTTTAGTGTTCTCTTTATGAAAGAATCTACCTAACAACAAAGAGAGACGTTTGTTGTTGCCCTTTAATAGGTGTATAATGTTTTGTATGTTAGTAACGTGATCGACGTGGGGGCGCTGGGCCCGTACGCGCTGGAGGCGAGCGCGTACAGCGAGCGCGTGCGGCTGTACACGGCGCGCGTggggggcgcggggggcgcgggggcccgcgcgccgcgcccgccgcgtcTGCTGGCCGACGTGCCCGCCGCCGAGCGACAGCTCTGTCTCGCCGCGCATACGCTTTCCGCACAGGATAAGGACTTGGTGAGTCGGACTTGTCCACTTAGGGGCGTACGTTAATTATGTAAGCAGTTTGGGGTAGGAGAGGGTTCGTACCAAATCTTGCTAGCCGGGGAGGGATTGGGCGATATAAAAAATAGCTAAAATCACCTCATGTGGTTAGTAGTCGTCTCTTAGCGGTCAAATGCAAATATAAACAATGccataatatatattcaaataaactcttGCGTATGATAGACTTACTACATAGAATAATACAATGTCaacacataaaaaacaatatcagatCAGATAACTTCATTAGTCAATGTAAAGTTTATATACAATACAATGATATCGCCTATCAGTTTAATGTCGCtacaattattatactttttatctgtaatataggtattaattacattttgagCGTACTATCATAAATTTGTAAGCAAAATACCACATTTTAATGTGTCAAGACCCCAAATGCTGAGCTCTACTATAACTCATTTATTTGAAGACATTTGACTGACAGACCGGTTATTCAAATAACACAGTTGTAGCCAAGCTGAAGTATagagtaatatttaaatctctCCTgaaggctataaaatatattgaatttacattga contains the following coding sequences:
- the LOC115455565 gene encoding ragulator complex protein LAMTOR1 (The sequence of the model RefSeq protein was modified relative to this genomic sequence to represent the inferred CDS: added 304 bases not found in genome assembly) translates to MVISPVVKYEVFYFYPRQEIIIKTFMQSDDEDTPLHSCFNSLKSAVMGCCYSICHKDNDPQENIVNERTHLLEVTEQQQETPVPAASATTPPRKPDEQSLLNRILHETATNVIDVGALGPYALEASAYSERVRLYTARVGGAGGAGARAPRPPRLLADVPAAERQLCLAAHTLSAQDKDLITNAVKKAAAAISELRVEHHEDLVVPFRVP
- the LOC115455566 gene encoding endoplasmic reticulum-Golgi intermediate compartment protein 2, whose translation is MLRYRGKKKVIDKVKELDAFPKVPEEYVDSTPVGGTFSIMTFLIIMWLIYCEVAYYLDSNLVFKFRPDTDMDEKLRINIDVTVAMPCSSIGADILDSTSQSVFGFGELQEEDTWFELTQEQQDAFDAVKYINSYLREEYHSIWQLMWKKGHGSVRATIPPRKTKPNRRPDACRLHGVLTLNKVAGNFHITAGKSLHLPRGHIHLNMLFDDTQQNFSHRIHRLSFGSPANGIIYPLEGDEKITKDENMLYQYFIEVVPTDVDTTFESIKTFQYSVKELERPISHLKGSHGVPGIFFKYDMAALKIEVFQEKESLIKFTLRLFAIIGGIYVIGGYMNSIVLALRLSLVKTIAPHVIEQKKHIDVRLAQNPLLVTPDLSVPVDLIKQ